One window of Acropora palmata chromosome 1, jaAcrPala1.3, whole genome shotgun sequence genomic DNA carries:
- the LOC141859629 gene encoding uncharacterized protein LOC141859629, with protein MGCGNSRGSVVASRAGASMNAESNNNIQGDEGLKQGGKFDLTAGSHDDENMADLPTSDRFNVKTVANLTAVSSLKEKEFEEKPTDQNSILRDADSELLLSSFSTKNPAMAAVMRDTLNYFEALKKALHSGTLYSPATFNLVKGHFNVYFIDMTLKNRTGLTEFVVALGVPTLANKIIVNCRGENQGLTTIYGIEKT; from the coding sequence ATGGGATGTGGAAACTCAAGAGGATCGGTTGTCGCGTCGCGGGCTGGTGCGAGCATGAACGCGGAAAGTAACAACAATATCCAAGGTGATGAGGGCTTGAAACAAGGAGGAAAATTTGATTTAACTGCTGGATCTCACGACGACgaaaacatggcggatttACCCACATCAGACAGGTTTAACGTTAAAACCGTGGCAAACTTGACTGCTGTAAGCAGtctgaaagaaaaggaatttgAAGAGAAACCAACTGATCAGAATTCAATATTGCGTGATGCGGATTCCGAACTACTTCTGTCTTCATTCAGCACAAAAAATCCAGCGATGGCAGCAGTTATGAGAGACACGTTGAACTATTTCGAGGCCttaaaaaaagctttacaCAGTGGTACTTTATATTCACCTGCGACATTCAATCTTGTTAAAGGTCATTTCAATGTGTACTTCATAGACATGACCCTGAAAAACAGAACTGGTCTCACCGAGTTTGTTGTGGCTCTAGGGGTTCCCACGCtcgctaataaaataattgtgaaCTGCAGAGGTGAAAACCAAGGATTGACTACAATATATGGGATAGAGAAAACGTGA
- the LOC141888967 gene encoding NACHT, LRR and PYD domains-containing protein 9-like, with the protein MTDVFRPHAECENPRVVLVEGNPAIGKTTYCQKLAHDWSLSRIPSDSWFPKVEILLLLKCRDMNVGIANILEAIDDQLLPKDVERSEKENFFSFIHNNQSRILLVLDGLDELKKKDQLLPLIQGKVLSDIYLLLTARPEMGAKVRRYCEVFLQSQ; encoded by the coding sequence ATGACAGATGTCTTCAGACCACACGCGGAATGTGAGAATCCAAGAGTAGTGCTAGTCGAGGGTAATCCAGCTATTGGCAAAACTACATACTGTCAGAAGCTTGCCCATGATTGGTCCTTAAGTCGAATTCCATCGGATAGTTGGTTTCCCAAGGTGGAAATACTGCTTTTGTTGAAATGTCGCGACATGAACGTTGGAATCGCGAACATCCTTGAAGCGATTGATGATCAGCTCCTTCCCAAAGATGTTGagagaagtgaaaaagaaaacttcttCTCTTTCATTCACAATAATCAGTCCAGAATCTTACTGGTTCTTGATGGTCTagatgaattgaagaaaaaagatcAACTCCTTCCCCTGATTCAAGGCAAAGTGTTATCCGACATTTATCTTCTATTAACAGCTCGTCCTGAAATGGGGGCGAAAGTGCGGCGATACTGTGAAGTATTTCTGCAATCACAGTGA
- the LOC141859618 gene encoding uncharacterized protein LOC141859618: MDRVAGGFCPPSQEYKKPPQLSIKLQEAGDVPKSTETWRDDHLPIDILLLAVGSCDFLSCFSLLDKPFKSYKKGIGYVYFGGMGDASDLQKLKIALMTCASGAATPGGSLTAVLNAVRVLRPKAAFLVGTCLSLGMEKVRMGDVVISSKLTAEGLRTPVSPLLCSLIQDAPYGWVAPLENPDELKVTVHCNGDILSQSQRENCRCDDICEQYPGAVAIETEGIGTISLKITLVNTLFPWRHDSNIVVIQEN, translated from the exons ATGGATCGAG tgGCTGGCGGATTTTGTCCACCTTCCCAGGAATACAAAAAGCCACCACAGCTCAGTATCAAGCTGCAAGAAGCTGGTGATGTTCCAAAATCCACAGAAACGTGGAGAGATGATCATCTGCCAATCGATATTTTACTATTAGCCGTGGGGAGCTGTGACTTCTTGAGCTGTTTCTCCTTGCTGGATAAACCATTCAAAAGTTACAAGAAGGGGATTGGTTATGTGTACTTTGGAGGCATGGGAGATGCCAGTGACTTGCAAAAGCTAAAGATTGCATTGATGACCTGCGCTTCTGGAGCTGCAACACCAGGAGGCTCTTTGACAGCAGTTCTGAATGCAGTTAGAGTCTTGCGGCCTAAGGCTGCATTTTTGGTGGGAACTTGCCTTAGTTTAGGCATGGAGAAGGTCAGAATGGGAGATGTAGTCATATCTTCAAAACTAACTGCAGAGGGACTTAGAACTCCTGTCAGCCCACTTCTTTGTAGTCTTATTCAAGATGCCCCATATGGATGGGTTGCTCCATTGGAAAATCCAGATGAGTTGAAAGTTACTGTACATTGCAATGGTGACATCCTGAGCCAGTCACAGAGAGAGAATTGTCGATGTGATGATATTTGTGAGCAATATCCTGGGGCAGTTGCAATTGAGACAGAAGGCATAGGTACAATATCGCTGAAAATTACATTGGTTAATACTTTGTTTCCTTGGAGACATGACAGTAATATAGTAGTgatacaagaaaattaa